AATGTCGCTGCCAAGCCAATGGAGTTTTTGAGATCCATTTTAATTAGCCGCATGATAAAGAACGTTATTAATGGAATAGCGATTCCTAAACATAAAGTTCCCATAAGGGGCCGAATAACAGAATTTAATGAATAATGGGAGAGTTCAATTCCGCCTTTTATTCCAATTGCAATTAAAAGATAAATACTTAAAGTTTCACCTAGTCCAGCAGGAATTTTTAAATCAGACTTGCATAAAGCAGCGATGACACCTAATACAAAAAACATGACAGCAGGTGTTAATAAGTTTTGTAAAACCATTTCAAACATTTAATATTCCTCCTAATTTGTAAAAACAAAATAAAAAAACCGACACAATCAGAATGAAGGGTCCCCTTGACCATTCATGCTAGTTGAAGTCGGTTTATCGTTAACTCCCTTATTAATTAAGGTTTTTAAAGATCTCCCTAAGTTATGAAATTAAATGAATGACTTAATTGGTTTCTTCTAAATTCTTAGAAAATTTAAAGACGATTAGTCTTTCTCCAGTTTTTGTACTTATATCGGTAAAAAAACTTATTACTTCTTCTCCAATTTTATTTTGGATCATTTGATTGATTTCAGCTGCTCCTGATTCAATTAGATCAGAACGAAATTTTTTAACAGATAATATTCCTTGTTTTGTTTCACAAAGTGAATGCTCTGCAGGAGTTAGGATACCGTGTAAAACG
This window of the Bacillus gobiensis genome carries:
- a CDS encoding DUF2294 domain-containing protein — translated: MKKTKGFIEAEVCKIVTHWQKDNFGRGAVSIKADILRDKVIVVLHGILTPAEHSLCETKQGILSVKKFRSDLIESGAAEINQMIQNKIGEEVISFFTDISTKTGERLIVFKFSKNLEETN